The genomic interval GCGCGGTTTGGCGGGCGTGGCAATCTATATCCACCGCAACAACAGGGCTCAACTCTAGTTGTCCTAGTTTCTATGTacaataattttatataattaaatttgatttattttgctGACTTTTTCCACACAAATTGCCCGTCGAACGTGAACGTACGTAATGAATAGCGAATGCGAACGTATCGTGAGTTGCGTTCGTTCATCTTGCATACTTAGCGCTCCGAAAATCGATTTATTTTCGTTCATTAGTTTTAGTTGATTAGTTTGAGCCGCTTCCAATTTGGCCAAATTCACCTGCGCGGGTCAGTGTGAAATTGGCCAAGCTAAGAACGTGTTTATGtactttttgttttgatcATGATTCAGTGATGCTTTTCAGCCGCATTTATCACTCAAGCCATTTCTCTGGAAAAAGTTTTCTTCTGTTCCTCTCATTAGGACAACCAAAATGTCATTCAAGAATAGTGGTATGCAATTTCTACGATGGCAGCTGCCACATCTCCTCACTTACCTGCCACCTCCTTGAGTTTGTCGGGCAGCACATTGGCCACACGCTGCAAAAGACCCGAAGTCGGCTTCTCCGCGCAAAGGACGACCAGCTCGACGGCGTTATCGCCATGGAGCAGCAGCCCCTTGGCCAGGTAGCCCACTCGCATCACTCCCTTCAGGATGCGCACGACGTTGCCACCATTGTCGGCGTCTTTGTGGAACGAGAAGATCTGATTGTCGCGTCCGTCTTTCTCCGACGGCTTGTCAGCCTTGTCCTTCTTATTGGCCGCTCCGGCATCGCTGGGCTGCTCGGCCAGGGCATCGGAGACCAATTTTAGGGCCCTCTCGGTGTGCGAGACGATGCGCTGGATGGtctgcagctcctcctccttcgGATAGATCTCGGCGTGACGGGCAATGGCGTGGCGATCATCGGTGCTTTCCGGACGACGAACATTTCCGCCGGGCATCATGCCAAAGTGTGGCGGCGGTCCATTGCCCATGCGCCCAAAGCGCTGGGCACCTGCAAtggtaatttaaaatatacatatatttgtgCTCACAATAATTAGCCGTGTTCCAATTTTATGTTATTCCACTTGAATACTTAAAATATGTTGCAGTTTATATTGATTATTCAATTTTTTACGTTACAGCCAATGAACTGAACaaattccaagctatttgtaTAGACAAATGTTATTTATCTTATAGCTTTTAAATTGTGGCAACATAAACTAGTGCACTGTTCCACCCCAAGGATTAGAACGTATATAATAACTCACCTCCGAAACTGCGCGACATCCAGTTGTTGTAGTCATACTCTTCGTTGTATTGTCGGTTGCGCTGCTCCTCCCAGTAGCCGCCGTCGTGATCATCACCGCCGCGATGCGAGGACATCATGGCCCGGTTGGCACGGGCCTCAGCCAGGCGGCGCTGGCGAGGAGTGGGCTTGAAGTCGACAACTAGATCTGGCTGCACCTTTCGCTTGTACTGCAAGCGATGGCGACGGCCCTTCATGTGCATCTCTTTGGCATTCGGGTCGTTGAACTTGCAATCGCATAGCTTGCAGTTGAAGCTCAATATCTTGCCCTCTTCGTCCTTGACCTCTTCAATATACTCGCCGCCCACTGGCTTAATGTTGTCCGAGTTTTCGCCCAGCGAATCGTCCAGATTATCATCAAGATCTCCAGCTGCATCGCTCTCGTTCGCGCCGCCTTCGGTCTTGGCAACACCAGCtccgccagcagcagcgggcACAAAGTTGATCTTGCCCATCTTTTTGGGTTCCTCCGAGGGAATGGGTTTGCCCAGCTTCTGGTGCAACTTGACCACCTTCTGATGCTTGGCTCCACGCACATGGGCGGCATATGCATCCGTACCAGTGCATGTTACATCGCACAATTCGCAGTGGTAGTTGTTACCACGATTTTGTGTAGCACTGTTGGCACTAGCGGACATCTTCAGCGAAGCCTCGCGTTTCTTGTGCTTCTGACCCTCCAGATGCTCGCGATAGGTCTGAGGTCCGGCGCACGAGATCTTGCACACTTCGCAGTAGTGCAGCTGCTGGGGACGTGGAGGTGCCTTCGGACGCATACCCCTTATGGCCGGTGCTCCTGGTATGGTGGGTTGCATCTTGCGCTGATACCAGTTATTGGCGCCGCCATTTGGCTTTTGGTTTGGATTGCCCTGATGCTGTTGGGCCACATACATGCTTGCCGCATTGTAGAGCGCTGTATCATAGCCACTGTAATTGTTGCCCGCCGGAGGAGCCGAACTAGGGGGCTTGGGACCACCATTAGACTTGTCCATCTTGCCCTTTACCTGATTCTTGACTGGCGGAGCCGAGTAGTGCGTCTTGCTGACCGAGGCTGTCGAACCGGAGGCGTTGTAGCTGGCCGACGACTGCTGGTAGAATGTCTTGGTAGCGTCGTATTGCATGGCACTGCGATAGTCGCCGTAGCCACCATAACCCCCCGCC from Drosophila mauritiana strain mau12 chromosome 3L, ASM438214v1, whole genome shotgun sequence carries:
- the LOC117140299 gene encoding zinc finger RNA-binding protein 2; its protein translation is MANNNYAGFNYGGTQYNTGQVSYPAVTNATYANAAAYQNAAVAAGQGGYAGAAGAGAGAPSGPGAGGYGGYGDYRSAMQYDATKTFYQQSSASYNASGSTASVSKTHYSAPPVKNQVKGKMDKSNGGPKPPSSAPPAGNNYSGYDTALYNAASMYVAQQHQGNPNQKPNGGANNWYQRKMQPTIPGAPAIRGMRPKAPPRPQQLHYCEVCKISCAGPQTYREHLEGQKHKKREASLKMSASANSATQNRGNNYHCELCDVTCTGTDAYAAHVRGAKHQKVVKLHQKLGKPIPSEEPKKMGKINFVPAAAGGAGVAKTEGGANESDAAGDLDDNLDDSLGENSDNIKPVGGEYIEEVKDEEGKILSFNCKLCDCKFNDPNAKEMHMKGRRHRLQYKRKVQPDLVVDFKPTPRQRRLAEARANRAMMSSHRGGDDHDGGYWEEQRNRQYNEEYDYNNWMSRSFGGAQRFGRMGNGPPPHFGMMPGGNVRRPESTDDRHAIARHAEIYPKEEELQTIQRIVSHTERALKLVSDALAEQPSDAGAANKKDKADKPSEKDGRDNQIFSFHKDADNGGNVVRILKGVMRVGYLAKGLLLHGDNAVELVVLCAEKPTSGLLQRVANVLPDKLKEVAGDTQVNYRVEVNAEEAALIVLDESVSVKITLTSPLLRDANPGEASTTDEGEGDSEFLAREPCLRALADLRHAKWFQARATGLQSCVMVIRILRDLCQRVSSWQSLPQWSLELLVEKVISSAGFPISPGDCMRRIMEALSSGFLINGPGLLDPCEKDPTDALLDLTKQEREDLTVSAQLFLRYIAFRQIYKVLGMEPLPAMKFPMRPWRVNRKRRRSSGKAGGAPGTETESNDIDETGSDEKVAKKEGAGGTPANT